The genomic DNA CAAAAGATCTAACCTTGTAGAAATATTTCTTCCGAAGCTTGACCGCTGAGCGGATGCATCTTTTCACATTGATTTTCAGCAACTTATCATTGAAAGTCTGCGGAGCAATGAATAGTGTCAAATAATGATTGTAATACTATTAGCTGTGtccaacaccccccccccccccccccccccccaaccccacaacccccccaaacaaaaaaacagtAATTGTCCCTTgatattacacacacacataattaATAGCAACACTTGCGCAGCTTTGACTTTAGGATACCCCATATCATTACAGGCCTCTATGAAAACACACATACTCccaaaaaattaatacataTACTCCCCGGGTGCTAATCCAACATTTTCAATCAATATCATTTGACGCTTATACAACTTTGACTTTTTAAATCTGTATCATTCTGCACTTGTGTTCACAATGCAAACTTGGTCGCGGCTATTGGATGTGTTTGGAGTGGTGAGGGGTGTCCTTTACATTTCTATTTCCTGTTGGTGGAAAGGTATTCCTTTTGGGAATGACAACAAGGCAGTCACtttcttttcgttttcttttttgagAAGAACGATAACactctattaaaaaataacatgaattacaaaatattggataagaaatccaccatCTAGCAAAACTAGCTAAGACCTCTCAAGTAGATCTATTTACAAGTAACATaacctcaaccaaaatcatttaACGGCTGCTAACAAGGCAGTCACTTTTGTGCAATATTAGCTCTTATGTGGATAGCTCAGTTGAAATGAGCAATTGGTTTCAGTGATGACAAGTGGGAATGAATTTTCTTTAGACATTCATTCCAAGGAAGTAAAAAGATATGcctttaatattatttatcttGAATTAGGGTAATTTAAACTTAAATTTGATTTGAGCCCTTAGTTTGAAGGTGCATCTTAGATTTTACGAGCTTCTCATCCATTCTACTTAATACTTTTTTCCAGTCTTAAACAAAGGTTGTGTTGCCACTAGCACTTTGGTATAGTGGTATTCCTCTAAGTGGGAGGTCTATGGTTCAACTCCCATGAAAGGCGACTTCCATACCAAATTATGGcagcccattgtgtggcttaggcCAATTCCCCACCGCCcaatattgttgtataaaaaatattaaaatataaaaactgtTGTGTTTTATCCGAAAAACAAAAGTGCAGAAAATCTGACCCAAAATGTTATATCCCAGGTCACCAGAAAAGTAACCATTGACAGGCTGAAAACAAACAgagaaattgaataattaaGGGATAGCAGCACCTACCTTTATCATATCATCAATTGAACGCGTCTCGCGAATAATTTTCTGACGGTTCATGATGAGGATTGCTGCAACACAGAAGACCGGTAATTCATCATCTCCATTCCTTGTTGATGAGACCACAGAGCAGATGTGCATCCGGTCATTCCTTGACCAAAAATTCCTTGTCAACCCGCAAAAATTATAGGCTGATCCAGACTTCATTCCAGTGTCAGACACGGAGCATTCTAGATTGCCACTATTTGAATGTGATCCGCTCTTTGTATGACCACCACTCTCAGCAGTTTCAACCCTCAATTCTGCTTCAGAATCACTCGGAAGTTGTACTACCAAGGCTTCCAGACAGTTGTCATCTAAATTGTAAGCCAAGGATTCTTGAAAATCAGCGGCCCACATCATCTGCATTTAACATACTGACAAGTTAAAACTATACAAATACACGCTGCAGTTTATGAAGTAAATATGTAGTAGAAAATATCTCATTCTAACTTATCATATACATTCCGGCCAAAAGAAACAAaggataataaaaaataaaaacaacattaTAGACATGCTTAGAGCTTACTCTCCAAACTCCTAACTCCATAGGCTAAGTTTCTTTCccatttgtaatttttataaCACCAAGCTCATCATACGTACTACAATACAAGGAAATGCGCTTATAACCCTAAAACCAATATTATGAAATATGCCCCTTTGACGTCAAATAATTCAGGAAAAGTCACACAGCAAAAGAAGCAGCAAGCCATCATTTACTGTATGAAGTATGGCAAGGTCACACAAATTAATATTTGCATCTAACCAATACCATAGCTCATCCATTTTGTAACTGTCAATGCAGGCTATGTGGCCCAAATTTTCATCAATTCTTTGGGTAGTCAACCATATCAAGCATGAGAGAGCAACTGAAGAGCACAAACCTCCCACATACAAAGAGCATCATTAAAAGACAACTCCCGACGAAAGAGAACAAGCAGCATCCGGAATGCAAAATGCAGGCTTTCAGCACCTATGTGTGACAGGTGTGAAAACATTTCCCTGTCTGTGAGTTCCAAGATATTCCACAATCCTTGCAACTGCTTCATTACCCCAGTCGGTCCTTCCATTTGGAAATTTTCACGctgaaagaaggttttgaaaagaaaatgtaaGTGATGGAGTATAGAACTATCAAGCTCAATTTATATGTAAAGTTTAGAATACCATTCTTCTTAGAAGCATCTCAAAGCACCAAAATGCATCAGCATCATCCTCAAAGAGAACCACAAATGGAGACAGCAAGTCACTCATacctaaaataacaaatttcCTTTCAAGTCAAACTTACGTCTGCAGCTTTTGAGATAAGTTGGTAGCTTAAGATTTTACTGTTAGAGAGAAATTATGTGGTGACAGAAAAGAGCCTTAAGAaaacaaactaataacaaaAACAACCTTGACAATATCCCGTAGCTGGATCCACCCATGCATAAACAGCAAGAATATCTGACATCCTAGCTAAATTTTTAGCATCCTCGTAGAATTCAAGATGACTATCTGTTCTTACCACATCAACAACTGAAAAAGGTAGATTTAGTCAACTTAAAACAATTCTTTAAAAATATCCATGGATGAGAACGAGTAAATTTCCCGCCTCCATATAGAAGTACGTAAATACAAGTAAGAATAAGTAAGAAAGGAAAACTTACCTATTCGGTGGAGAGTCCAAAGCCATTCAGATACCCTGTCTTCATTCACAGCCCCTCCTTGAGACATGATTGTATTTCTAAATTCTGTTTCTGGTACATCCGATATTTTCAACCCGTTTACCATTTCTGTCTTGTTACCCATATTATTCAGCTGCGTCACCGATTGATGGGCATCAGTAGAAACCAATTCAATTTCAGAGTTAATGACACATGAAACTTTCTTGGATGGTGAGCAGTTTGATTCAATAACTAAGTCTACATTGTTATTGACTTGAAAACTGTGCATGCTGTCCTTTTTCGACCTGGACTTATGTTGCAGAGAAACTTTATCATCGTGCACTCcaccttcttttttatcttcttcacACTTTCCAAACAAATCAGCAACAGGTAAAGGAGGAAAGTCAAAATAACTTTGTGGTACATGTTTTGTTTCATCTGCTTCGCTCCCTAGCTTTGGGGAGCTGCAGTCATGTGGCCCTGAAGTACgtatgaaagaagaagaatcatATGCTACACTATCTGTGCTCTCCCTCAGACTGACAAGGTCAACCGAATCGCTAGAACTCTCTTGTTGGCATGCATATGATGTATCTGTACAATTATTATTCCTATCACAATAATTCTCTACTTTGTTAGTATTATCAAAAGAAGTTTGTCTATGTTCAACTTTAGCTTCCCTCCCATCCTCCTCTTTAGACGGTGCCCTCACATCCATAACCTTGGACCCAACAACATAAGCAAGTGAACCAGTTCCAATGCTTGAATGGATCATTTGGCACTGCTTAATCAGGTCACTGTAACGTTCCCTGCATGCATAATGAAGATGATGAGTACAAACAAATCCAACAGATTGTACTTCAATTGCACTTactaattcaaaaaataaataaataaaataaaattctttaCTGAAAAGAAAAGTTCATGGTGCATTTTAATGTGTAAAAGGGGAATAAAAGCTGAATTACGGCTTCTGATTTATTTTCATTCTTAATCCCTGTCTACACTAAGGATAAATCTACTCCAGAATTTATTTTACAGACTAACTTACACCATGGCTAGATGAGATGAGACCTGGTTTGCCATCTAGTTTAATAGCACAAGCAACATATCAAAGGTCGAGCTTGGGTGATATGCATGACAAGCCATATAACCAGTCACGTTATGGAGCAAAATGAGTCTAGAAAGGTTGGGGCATTTCCCTTCAGACCAAAGAAAAACCGACTTTGCATTGTCCTTATCTTTTGACTAAAGTGAATGGAAAGGTACTACATGCCCTGCATACATGACGTCAAATTGACCCATCATTGACCACATGAAGGCCAGTGAATGAAGATGAGGACTGGAATAAGTGATCACTTTCCCAGTGGTACAAGAGATTTAAAAAagtataaaattaaacaaaacaagaacacTAAGAACTAAGAAGAAAGAACTAGACCTCCGGGCTGTCCGCAACTGCCGCCGAGACTCTTCAGTGCTACCCAGAGCATAACAACCAAGTAAAAATTCCCAGACTTCTGGTCTTATAGATGGATCGACACCCTATAATGCAGCACAAAATTCATTGTAATC from Pyrus communis chromosome 17, drPyrComm1.1, whole genome shotgun sequence includes the following:
- the LOC137723306 gene encoding rab GTPase-activating protein 22 isoform X1, whose product is MSCGGEEDKQCGCGKSGAAINLQRVGSIVREISDPCLSQSPIKVVITVNKMLKPEKWQATFDSDGKNFGFQKALKLIALGGVDPSIRPEVWEFLLGCYALGSTEESRRQLRTARRERYSDLIKQCQMIHSSIGTGSLAYVVGSKVMDVRAPSKEEDGREAKVEHRQTSFDNTNKVENYCDRNNNCTDTSYACQQESSSDSVDLVSLRESTDSVAYDSSSFIRTSGPHDCSSPKLGSEADETKHVPQSYFDFPPLPVADLFGKCEEDKKEGGVHDDKVSLQHKSRSKKDSMHSFQVNNNVDLVIESNCSPSKKVSCVINSEIELVSTDAHQSVTQLNNMGNKTEMVNGLKISDVPETEFRNTIMSQGGAVNEDRVSEWLWTLHRIVVDVVRTDSHLEFYEDAKNLARMSDILAVYAWVDPATGYCQGMSDLLSPFVVLFEDDADAFWCFEMLLRRMRENFQMEGPTGVMKQLQGLWNILELTDREMFSHLSHIGAESLHFAFRMLLVLFRRELSFNDALCMWEMMWAADFQESLAYNLDDNCLEALVVQLPSDSEAELRVETAESGGHTKSGSHSNSGNLECSVSDTGMKSGSAYNFCGLTRNFWSRNDRMHICSVVSSTRNGDDELPVFCVAAILIMNRQKIIRETRSIDDMIKTFNDKLLKINVKRCIRSAVKLRKKYFYKLIRRNSPAARNGD
- the LOC137723306 gene encoding rab GTPase-activating protein 22 isoform X2, translated to MSCGGEEDKQCGCGKSGAAINLQRVGSIVREISDPCLSQSPIKVNKMLKPEKWQATFDSDGKNFGFQKALKLIALGGVDPSIRPEVWEFLLGCYALGSTEESRRQLRTARRERYSDLIKQCQMIHSSIGTGSLAYVVGSKVMDVRAPSKEEDGREAKVEHRQTSFDNTNKVENYCDRNNNCTDTSYACQQESSSDSVDLVSLRESTDSVAYDSSSFIRTSGPHDCSSPKLGSEADETKHVPQSYFDFPPLPVADLFGKCEEDKKEGGVHDDKVSLQHKSRSKKDSMHSFQVNNNVDLVIESNCSPSKKVSCVINSEIELVSTDAHQSVTQLNNMGNKTEMVNGLKISDVPETEFRNTIMSQGGAVNEDRVSEWLWTLHRIVVDVVRTDSHLEFYEDAKNLARMSDILAVYAWVDPATGYCQGMSDLLSPFVVLFEDDADAFWCFEMLLRRMRENFQMEGPTGVMKQLQGLWNILELTDREMFSHLSHIGAESLHFAFRMLLVLFRRELSFNDALCMWEMMWAADFQESLAYNLDDNCLEALVVQLPSDSEAELRVETAESGGHTKSGSHSNSGNLECSVSDTGMKSGSAYNFCGLTRNFWSRNDRMHICSVVSSTRNGDDELPVFCVAAILIMNRQKIIRETRSIDDMIKTFNDKLLKINVKRCIRSAVKLRKKYFYKLIRRNSPAARNGD